A region of the Litchfieldia alkalitelluris genome:
CCATTAATGGCTGCAGATATATTATTATATAATACAGATGTTGTCCCTGTTGGAGAGGATCAAAAACAACATATTGAATTAACAAGAGATCTAGCGGAAAGATTTAATAAAAAGTTTAATGATATACTTACCATTCCTGAGCCTCGTATTCCAAAAGATGGCGCAAGAATCATGTCTCTCACTGAACCTACCAAAAAGATGAGTAAATCAGATCCAAATGTAAAATCTTACATTACTTTATTAGATGATCCGAAACAAATTGAGAAAAAAATTAAAAGTGCGGTAACTGACTCTGATGGAATTGTTGAATATAACCGTACAGAAAAACCCGGTGTTTCAAATTTATTAAGCATCTATTCTGTTATCACAAACCAACCTATCGAAAAAATAGTTGATAACTATAAAGGTAAAGGATACGGGGAATTTAAAGCTGACCTTGCTGAAGTAGTTGTAAATGCGTTAAAGCCAATACAGGACAAATATAATTACTATATCAATTCTGAAGAACTAGATCGAATTCTTGATCTAGGAGCAGAAAAAGCCAACGTTGTCGCAGGTAAGACTTTAAAGAAAATGGAAACCGCAATGGGTCTTGGACGCAAAAGAAGATAAAAAATCCGTAATTCGAGATGCCTTTTACTCACTGTTTGAGCTATAGAAAAACCTTAACAGTAAAATAAAAATAACTAGGGGTGATTTTATTCACCCCTAGTTTACTTTTGGCTCATGTTCAATTTCCCATAATTTCTCGAAAAAAGGCTGACCCTTTATTAAATTTTCACATAAAATTTCATGCTTACTTGTCCATCCAACTCTTGTTTCATGGTACAGTTGCTCCCAAATTTCATCAAAATCTTTATTCTGAATGGTTTCATATTTCATTGGATCCCATTCTGTGTACCAATACCGAACTTCTGACACGTTTTTTGTTGATTGTAGTTGGTCTAGAGCCATGAATAATAATTGTTTTAGTTGTCGTTCCTTACGGGTTAATCCTGCCATTTCAATCGGGGATGGTGACAGAATGTGGTATTCTTTATCACTAGAAGAACTAGTAATATCATATGTATACTCTATGATGTCCTGATCACTCACCATATCATAAACTAACTGTTCTTGTCTTGGTATCAATCTACTCTTCCTTATCGGCAGACTGTAACCTATTGTATCAACCGCAATTATTCCTTGACCATCTGTCACTACAAAACAATAATCCAGTTGAATACGTTCATGGTTCTTACGTACATATGCCTTTTGATATACATCTTTCAATAACTGTTCCGGGAGTTCTGTAAGATCATTTTCGATATAGTTAAAAAGCAATGGATCAATTTTTAGTAAAGGGACCTGATCTAAGAGCTCTACACTATCGTCCTTGCGCCATTCATGAAATTGACACACGTTGTAGCCATTCTCTTCTCCCTCAAACCAATTTACCCAAATATCATGAAGATACAACATTTTCTACCCCTCACTTCAACCGTTTGTCAACAGTATAGGCAGTCCTATTAAAATTTATTCCAAATTATTCATATAATGTTATTTGAAAACTTCATTTTTCATCTTCACCTATTGATAATGATGGAAAGTAAACACTCAGCCATATAATAATCAAACCCATAGGGAAGAGCCAACATTCAACTTTTGTTATTATGAAGTCAAGATATTCTATTACATCCCTACCAGTAGCAAGGATATTTAAATAGGCAATGATACTTATTCCACCAGAAATAGCTAAACCAAACCCTATAAGAAAAATAAATAATCTAAATATCATAGTAACTTGTCCATAACTTGAGAATGATTGTTAGCTTTTTTCATAGGGATTTTTCTCTCCTAACTTGTCCACCTCTATATTTTCATAATATGTATCTCAGTGAGGATTATGAATAAAACACTCTTTTTTTCTATAAAAACAAAAAAAGCCAAGATTCACACTTGGCTTTTTTTAATAATATAAAGTTAATTACTCATTTACCTTTGGATCAAGCGCATCGCGTAAACCATCACCAACAAAGTTAAAGCATAATACTGTTAATAGAATCATTAATCCAGGGAATAATGGATACCACCATGCATTTAACATAATCGTAAAGTTCTGAGCATCCTGAAGCATGTTCCCCCAACTTGGAGTTGGCGGCTGAATTCCTAATCCTAAATAACTAAGTGCTGACTCTGCTAAAATAACTCCACCAATTTGTAATGAAGCTGCAACGATAATCGGTCCCATTGCATTAGGCAAGATGTGCGAGAAAATGATTTTATAACTTCTAGTACCTATTGTCTTAGACGCAAGTACAAACTCACGAGTTCTTAAAGATAAGAATTCACCACGTACTAAACGTGCCGTTCCCATCCATCCTGTTAAAGCAAAGATTAAGATAAGCTTATCAACACCAGGAGAGAAGATTGTTACTAACGTAATTAATAAGAAAATACTTGGAATAGATAGTAAGATATCAACAAAACGCATTAATATTGCATCTAATTTACCACCGAAATATCCAGCTAAAGAACCAACAAGCGTTCCAATTGTAATTGCTCCAAATACGGATGCAAATCCAACTAGCAGAGAAATTCTAGCACCGTAAAGTAGACGAGTTAGTAAGTCACGACCAAATTTATCTGTACCAAGCAAGAACTCAGCGCTTGGTGGTTTTAACTTATCTAATAAACGTTGTTCCTCAAACGAATATGGCGCAATAAGTGGTGCAAAAATTGCTGCTAAGATAATAAGAGATAAGATTGATCCACCTATTACAGCTAATTTATTTTTTACGAATTTTCTTACAATGATTTTCGTCATTGTATCTGGCTTTTTATTTAACCCCTGGGCCAAAGTATCATTAGTAGGGGTATTTGGTGTTAAGTTTGGTTGTGCCATCATGCTTCCCCCTTCTTAGTACTCAATCCGCGGATCAAACACAGCATATAAAATGTCTGCAATTAGATTTCCGATTACAACAAATACAGCTGAAATAACTGTTAATGCCATAATAACTGGATAATCACGTTGGAAAGCTGAATCAAAGAATAACTTTCCGATCCCTGGCCATGCAAAAACCTGTTCAACAATAACAGAACCACCAATAAATGTTGGTAACATTAACCCGAAAATAGTGATAACAGGAATTAACCCATTACGTAATCCGTGCTTGTAGATTACTTTAGTTTCTCTAAATCCTTTTGCTCTTGCAGTTCTCATATAATCCTGTCTGATTACTTCAAGCATACTTGTACGAGTATATCTTGTTAATCCAGCCATATCGGCAGTTGCTAATACAAGTGCTGGTAAAATTAGATGGTGGATTCTATCCCACAAACTAAACGGAGCGTTAAGTGTGTGAGTGCCCCCTGTTGGGAACCAGCCTAAATTTACAGATAAGAACATAATTAAAATAAGTCCGAGCCAAAAGTTCGGTGTGGCCAGTCCTAAAAACGAGGTGATTGTGACCGAGTAATCGAGCTTTGAATACGGTTTCGTGGCTGATAATATACCAAAAGGAATGGAAATAATAACAGCCAGTAATGTTGAAACAACCATTAATAATAGTGTGTTAGGAAGACGATTAGCAATCATTTCACTTACTGGAGTACCTTTACGTACTAATGATGTACCAAAATCACCTTGAGCCATGTTTCCAAGCCACTTTACATATTGAACATGTACAGGCTGGTCTAAACCATACTTTTGAATAAATTTTTCTCTGTTTTCCGGCTTAATATTTGGATCCATCATTAATGCTGTTGGCCCACCTGGTGCCATTTTTACAATTGCAAATGAAATGATGGTGATTCCAATTAATAAGGGAATAGCCATTAAAATTCGTCGAATGATATAAGATGCCATAGCTTATTCTCCTTCTTTAATAGATTTTAAAAGTTTGGCGGACGATAAATGCCCATGATTTAGGCAAGCATTTTATTACAAAGGGGAGGATTCCCTCCCCCATGCAATGTAAATGCTTGTCTAGTAAATTGTTAATTATTGTTGGTTAAACCACCATTTATGAATGTTGTAGAATTCACTCTTTGCATGGAACTCATAACCTTCTAAGTTCTCAGGCATTGCACGGTGTACGTTCGGATAGTAAAGGAACGTGTAAGCTTGGTCTTCAGCAAGAATCTTGTAGATATCACCATAAATAGCTTTGTACTCATCACGATCTAAGATTTGTTTTGCTTCTTCCATTAACTTATCAGCTTCTTCGTTTTTATACCAAACAAAGTTTAAACCTTCTGCCGCTTGGCTAGAATGGAAGATATCATATTGATCAGGGAAAGTAGACATGCTCCACCCTAATACTAATGCATCGTAATCCCAATTTGGAGCAGAAATTTGCTCGATATATGCACTCCACTCAACGATTTCAGGAGTTGCTTCGATTCCAACTTCTTTTAATTGTTGTTGTAATACTACAACGATGTCTTCACGAATCTTGTTACCTTGGTTAGTCTTGATTGAGAAAGAGAATTTTTCTCCATCTTTGTCAAGGATTCCGTCACCATCAGTATCAGTCCAACCAGCTGCAGCTAACAATTCTTTCGCTTTTTCTGGATCATATCCGAAAGTTGGTACTTCATCATTGTAAGCCCATGAAAGTGGAGATTCAGGAACGTGTGCTACTTCACCGTCTCCATTCATAACTGCTTGTACGATTTCTTCACGGTTAATTGCATGTGTAAGTGCTTGACGAACTTCTTTACTTTGGAAACGCTCTTGTTGCATGTTGAATCCAAGGTAAGTGTAAGATAAACCTAAACCAGATTCAATTTGGATTCCAGGGAATGATTGAACTGTTTCTAAATCTGTTCCTGGTACTTCGATAAAGTCAACATCACCAGCTTGGAATTGCGCTAATAATGAGTTTTGATCTGGAACAACTTTGTAAGTGATAGAGTCTAAGTAAGGACGACCCTCAAAGTAATCTTCGTTTGCTACAACTTTAACGTATTCTCCATCAGCCCATGTGTCAAATTTGAATGGACCAGTACCTACTGGAGATTTTGTGTTAAATTCATGCTCACCTAAATCACCAACTGGCACATCAGCAAGAATATGTTCTGGTAAGATACCATAGCTTAAACCAATTGAATGGAATGTAGCATCTACTTGTTTAAGATTGAAAACTACAGTATAGTCATCAACTTTTTCAACACTTTCAAGTGTTTCGAATTGAGACCCACGCTCACCAGCATAATCTGGGTTAAGTGGAATATTGTAAGTGAAAACAACATCATCAGCATTGAATGGCTCGCCATCATGGAAAGTTACATCTTGACGTAATTTAACTGTAAATGTTAAACCATCTTCAGACATTTGAACATCTTCAGCTAAGCTGTTAACCGGATCAAACTTAGTGTCGCCACCAACTAATCCGTTGTAAATGAACCCTTCGATATCTGAACTAGCAGTATCAGTTGAATATAATGGGTTAAATAGTGTAGGCTCACCAATCGATCCTACGATGATATCTCCACCAACTTGTGGTTCACCAGTTGGAGCATCAGTTTCCTCTGTTCCTTCATTTCCACCAGCAGGCTCTTCAGTAGTAGAATCTCCACCACAAGCCGCTAGAAACATTGACATAGCTAATGTTAGAACTAACAATAACCACGCAGACTTTCTTAACTTCATTGTAATTCCTCCCCTATTAATTTATATATATCTTGGGATATAGGTTTTAAACCTCGCTCCCAAGGATAAAGACCTTTATGTTACTTTCACTTATTCATATAAATGACAAGCAACAAAGTGATCTTTTTCCACTTCTTTAAATTGAGGTACTACTTGCTTACAAATCTCAGTAGCAGCTGGACATCTAGTGTGGAATACACAACCAGTTGGTGGATTTGCGGGACTTGGTAGTTCTCCTTTTAAAACAATGCGCTCACGTTTCACTGCATTTTTCCCTCTTGGTACAGGAACTGCAGAAAGTAGAGCTTGTGTGTAAGGATGTAATGGGTTTGCATATAAGTCTTCCTTACTAGCCAACTCCATCATGTTTCCTAAATATAAAACGGCGACTCTGTCACTAATATGACGAACAACACTTAGGTCATGTGATATGAAAATATATGTTAATCCAAAATCTTTTTGAAGATCTTGCATTAAGTTAATAATTTGAGCTTGAATTGAAACGTCAAGTGCTGAAACTGCTTCATCAGCGATGATAAGGTCTGGTTTCAACGCTAATGCTCTTGCAATTCCAATCCTTTGTCGCTGTCCACCTGAAAACTCATGTGGGTATCTATTAATGAAGGATGAATTTAATCCAACAGTTTCTAATAGTTCTTTTACTTTCTCATCGCGTTCTTTAGGAGCATAAAGATTATGTGTATTTAATGGTTCCTTTATAATAGAACGCAATGTTTTACGAGGGTTTAATGTAGCAAAAGGATCTTGGAAAATCATTTGTATATCTTTACGTACTGATTTTCTTAATTGACTTTCGCTCATATGCGTAATGTCTTGGCCCTTGAAAATAATTTTACCTTCTGTTGGTTCATATAAGCGGATGATCGTTCTACCAGCAGTAGATTTACCACAGCCTGATTCACCAACAATACCTAATGTTTCACCTTTTTTAACCTTTAGAGTTATTCCATCAACAGCTTTAACATTCCCTACTGTTTTTTGAAGTAACCCAGCTTTGATTGGAAAATATTTTTTCATATCTTGTAGTTCAAGTAATGTTGATGTTTCTTCATTAGCCTGAAGATTTTTTTCAAGATTAGTAGATTCAATCATGTAGTTACCTCCTTCTTACTCGTGTAGAAAGCAGCGTACTGCTCTACCTTTAGTCACTTTTAATTGAGGCTGTTCTGCAAAACAACGATCAAATGCCTTTGAACAACGAGGTGCGAAGCGGCAACCTTTAGGCATATTTTCAGGCGATGGAACATTTCCTTCAATTGACTGTAGTCGAGATATTTCACCATCAATAGATGGAACAGAATTCATTAGTCCTTCTGTGTATGGATGTAATGGTTCTTCAAAAAGCGCATCTACCGCAGCTTCTTCTACAACTTGTCCACCATACATAACAACGACTCTTTCAGCGATTTCAGATACAACACCAAGGTCATGTGTTATTAGAAGAATTGAAGTATCAAATTTCTTACTTACTTCCTTCATTAAATCCAATATTTGTGCTTGGATTGTCACATCTAATGCAGTTGTTGGTTCATCTGCTATTAAAAGCTTTGGATTACAGCTCATTGCAATAGCTATCATAACCCTTTGTCTCATACCGCCTGATAGTCGGTGTGGAAACTCACCAATCAATTCTGCCGCGCGTGAAAAACCAACAAGCTCAAGTAATTCAATCGCTTTTTTAGTTGCTTCATTTTTCGACATTTTTTGATGATAAGTTAAGACCTCAGTAATCTGTTCCCCGATTGTTAAAACTGGGTTCAATGAGGTCATTGGTTCTTGGAAAATCATCGAGATTTCGTTACCACGAACTTTACATAGTTGCGCTTCAGATAGGGTTACAAGATTCTTACCTTCTAAAAGAATTTCACCATCTACAATTTTACCTGCAGGACTTGGTACTAATCCCATAATAGATAATGACGTAATACTTTTACCTGATCCTGACTCACCAACTAATGCGACTGTTTCACCTTTATTTATCTTAATATCAACACCATCAACAGCTGGAATTACTGTCTTCTTTTTAAAGAAATGGGTCTTAAGATTTTTTATTTCTAATAATGTAGACATATCCACTTCCACCCCTCATCAACGAAAAATCATTAAACTAACACAATTCCGAAAATTTAAAATATAAATCGTCCATTTCTTATTTCCAATTCTATCTGTTTACAAATCTATTACTTTTTATCGTATTAGTTTTACACTAAACAAAATTATCTGAAAATAACAATACTAGTATTTTATTATATATAAAATATAAATTCAAGTTAATTTTAAAATATTTATGAATAACGAATTTTTCAACAATTCACTCTTATGTTATTTTAATTAAATTATTCTGAAATTGCAAGTTGTTTTTTGAAATAAAAAAAACTCTTATTTTACCTTATTATATTTAGTGAAACTAATAAAAAAACGTTTTTCGATATAACTAATTACTATCTTAGATTAACACAGTTACACCGTTCCAACAGCAATAAGTTTTTGGTAATCATAGAAATATTTTATTCTTGAATTTATTTTTACAAACTGTTTTAAATTTTAAAAATATTATTATTATTCCAACAAAGTATATGTTTTTATTTCCAACACGGTTCTATGAAGTAACTTTAGATCGTACGGAGAAATCCCTGTTCTTGTGGGATCAATTGGCTCGGATGGAATCAACTGCCCCCCAGTAACACGACTGGCTTTAGCGGAACGTACATATAATCATTTATTCAACATTAGTCTTCATTACAATTTAATTGGAAGCTAAATTAACGTCAAATGTTCCGAATAGATTCAACAGTTTTTTCCATAAAAAAAAAGCCGAAATTGGCTTTTTTTAGTTATTTATTTTTGGATCTAACGCATCTCGTAAACCATCTCCGACAAAGTTAAAACAAAGTACTGTTGTTAATATCAGCAAACCTGGGAATAAAGGATACCACCATGCTTTTAACATAATTGTAAAATTCTGTGCATCCTGCAACATATTACCCCAGCTAGGTGTTGGAGGTTGAATTCCAAGTCCTAGGTAACTTAATGCTGATTCTGCAAGTATTACTCCGCCAACTTGTAGAGTAGCTGCTACTATAATCGGTCCCATTGCATTTGGAAGGATATGCGAGAAAATAATTTTATAACTTCTCGTTCCTATCGTTTTTGATGCTAAAACAAATTCACGAGTCCGTAGCGTTAAAAACTCACCTCTTACTAATCTTGCCGTACTCATCCAACCTGTTAAAGCAAAGATTAAGATTAGCTTATCCACGCCTGGTTGAAAAATAGTAACTAAAGTTATTAATAAGAAAATACTTGGAATT
Encoded here:
- the trpS gene encoding tryptophan--tRNA ligase, with product MKTIFSGIQPSGSVTLGNYIGAMKQFIELQEDNNCYFCIVDQHSITVPQDRLELRKNIRSLAALYLAIGIDPSKSTLFIQSEVPAHAQAGWMLQCVAYIGELERMTQYKDKSAGKEAVSAGLLTYPPLMAADILLYNTDVVPVGEDQKQHIELTRDLAERFNKKFNDILTIPEPRIPKDGARIMSLTEPTKKMSKSDPNVKSYITLLDDPKQIEKKIKSAVTDSDGIVEYNRTEKPGVSNLLSIYSVITNQPIEKIVDNYKGKGYGEFKADLAEVVVNALKPIQDKYNYYINSEELDRILDLGAEKANVVAGKTLKKMETAMGLGRKRR
- a CDS encoding YjbA family protein → MLYLHDIWVNWFEGEENGYNVCQFHEWRKDDSVELLDQVPLLKIDPLLFNYIENDLTELPEQLLKDVYQKAYVRKNHERIQLDYCFVVTDGQGIIAVDTIGYSLPIRKSRLIPRQEQLVYDMVSDQDIIEYTYDITSSSSDKEYHILSPSPIEMAGLTRKERQLKQLLFMALDQLQSTKNVSEVRYWYTEWDPMKYETIQNKDFDEIWEQLYHETRVGWTSKHEILCENLIKGQPFFEKLWEIEHEPKVN
- the opp4C gene encoding oligopeptide ABC transporter permease, yielding MAQPNLTPNTPTNDTLAQGLNKKPDTMTKIIVRKFVKNKLAVIGGSILSLIILAAIFAPLIAPYSFEEQRLLDKLKPPSAEFLLGTDKFGRDLLTRLLYGARISLLVGFASVFGAITIGTLVGSLAGYFGGKLDAILMRFVDILLSIPSIFLLITLVTIFSPGVDKLILIFALTGWMGTARLVRGEFLSLRTREFVLASKTIGTRSYKIIFSHILPNAMGPIIVAASLQIGGVILAESALSYLGLGIQPPTPSWGNMLQDAQNFTIMLNAWWYPLFPGLMILLTVLCFNFVGDGLRDALDPKVNE
- a CDS encoding ABC transporter permease, which gives rise to MASYIIRRILMAIPLLIGITIISFAIVKMAPGGPTALMMDPNIKPENREKFIQKYGLDQPVHVQYVKWLGNMAQGDFGTSLVRKGTPVSEMIANRLPNTLLLMVVSTLLAVIISIPFGILSATKPYSKLDYSVTITSFLGLATPNFWLGLILIMFLSVNLGWFPTGGTHTLNAPFSLWDRIHHLILPALVLATADMAGLTRYTRTSMLEVIRQDYMRTARAKGFRETKVIYKHGLRNGLIPVITIFGLMLPTFIGGSVIVEQVFAWPGIGKLFFDSAFQRDYPVIMALTVISAVFVVIGNLIADILYAVFDPRIEY
- a CDS encoding peptide-binding protein produces the protein MKLRKSAWLLLVLTLAMSMFLAACGGDSTTEEPAGGNEGTEETDAPTGEPQVGGDIIVGSIGEPTLFNPLYSTDTASSDIEGFIYNGLVGGDTKFDPVNSLAEDVQMSEDGLTFTVKLRQDVTFHDGEPFNADDVVFTYNIPLNPDYAGERGSQFETLESVEKVDDYTVVFNLKQVDATFHSIGLSYGILPEHILADVPVGDLGEHEFNTKSPVGTGPFKFDTWADGEYVKVVANEDYFEGRPYLDSITYKVVPDQNSLLAQFQAGDVDFIEVPGTDLETVQSFPGIQIESGLGLSYTYLGFNMQQERFQSKEVRQALTHAINREEIVQAVMNGDGEVAHVPESPLSWAYNDEVPTFGYDPEKAKELLAAAGWTDTDGDGILDKDGEKFSFSIKTNQGNKIREDIVVVLQQQLKEVGIEATPEIVEWSAYIEQISAPNWDYDALVLGWSMSTFPDQYDIFHSSQAAEGLNFVWYKNEEADKLMEEAKQILDRDEYKAIYGDIYKILAEDQAYTFLYYPNVHRAMPENLEGYEFHAKSEFYNIHKWWFNQQ
- a CDS encoding ABC transporter ATP-binding protein, which produces MIESTNLEKNLQANEETSTLLELQDMKKYFPIKAGLLQKTVGNVKAVDGITLKVKKGETLGIVGESGCGKSTAGRTIIRLYEPTEGKIIFKGQDITHMSESQLRKSVRKDIQMIFQDPFATLNPRKTLRSIIKEPLNTHNLYAPKERDEKVKELLETVGLNSSFINRYPHEFSGGQRQRIGIARALALKPDLIIADEAVSALDVSIQAQIINLMQDLQKDFGLTYIFISHDLSVVRHISDRVAVLYLGNMMELASKEDLYANPLHPYTQALLSAVPVPRGKNAVKRERIVLKGELPSPANPPTGCVFHTRCPAATEICKQVVPQFKEVEKDHFVACHLYE
- a CDS encoding ABC transporter ATP-binding protein; this translates as MSTLLEIKNLKTHFFKKKTVIPAVDGVDIKINKGETVALVGESGSGKSITSLSIMGLVPSPAGKIVDGEILLEGKNLVTLSEAQLCKVRGNEISMIFQEPMTSLNPVLTIGEQITEVLTYHQKMSKNEATKKAIELLELVGFSRAAELIGEFPHRLSGGMRQRVMIAIAMSCNPKLLIADEPTTALDVTIQAQILDLMKEVSKKFDTSILLITHDLGVVSEIAERVVVMYGGQVVEEAAVDALFEEPLHPYTEGLMNSVPSIDGEISRLQSIEGNVPSPENMPKGCRFAPRCSKAFDRCFAEQPQLKVTKGRAVRCFLHE
- the opp4C gene encoding oligopeptide ABC transporter permease, with product MAQPNLSPGTDVSLTQGINQKPDTMTKIVITKFMKNKLAVIGSAILSLIILAAVFAPLLAPYSFEEQRLLDKLKPPSAEFLLGTDKFGRDLLTRLLFGARISLLVGFASVVGAITIGTLVGSVAGYFGGKIDAILMRFVDVLLSIPSIFLLITLVTIFQPGVDKLILIFALTGWMSTARLVRGEFLTLRTREFVLASKTIGTRSYKIIFSHILPNAMGPIIVAATLQVGGVILAESALSYLGLGIQPPTPSWGNMLQDAQNFTIMLKAWWYPLFPGLLILTTVLCFNFVGDGLRDALDPKINN